The following are encoded together in the Amblyraja radiata isolate CabotCenter1 chromosome 27, sAmbRad1.1.pri, whole genome shotgun sequence genome:
- the ppie gene encoding peptidyl-prolyl cis-trans isomerase E, producing the protein MAATKRVLYVGGLAEEVDEKVLHAAFIPFGDIMDIQIPLDYETEKHRGFAFVEFEGAEDAAAAIDNMNESELFGRTIRVNLAKPMRIKDGSSRAVWSDDDWLKKFAGKTLEENGSEEHGGEGGETQTKEGEPPAKKSRSNPQVYMDIKIANKAVGRLRFLLRADVVPMTAENFRCLCTHEKGFGYKGSSFHRIIPQFMCQGGDFTNHNGTGGKSIYGRKFDDENYILKHSAAGLLSMANSGINTNGSQFFITLDKTDWLDGKHVVFGEMVEGMDIVRQMEAQGSKDGKPKQKMIISDCGEYV; encoded by the exons ATGGCGGCGACCAAGCGGGTGCTgtatgtgg GTGGCCTTGCTGAAGAGGTAGATGAGAAGGTTCTTCATGCAGCTTTTATTCCATTTGGAGATATTATGGACATTCAAATTCCACTGGATTATGAGACGG AGAAACACAGAGGTTTTGCATTCGTTGAATTTGAGGGTGCTGAG GATGCTGCAGCTGCCATTGATAACATG AATGAGTCTGAACTTTTTGGAAGGACAATCCGAGTTAACCTGGCAAAACCCATGCGAATTAAAGACGGATCGTCAAGAGCAG TGTGGTCAGATGATGACTGGTTAAAGAAATTTGCTGGGAAGACCCTGGAGGAAAATGGAAGTGAGGAGCATGGAGGAGAAGGTGGAGAAACACAAACAAAGGAG GGTGAGCCACCAGCCAAGAAATCAAGATCCAATCCTCAAGTATACATGGACATCAAAATTGCCAACAAGGCCGTTGGTAGATTACGGTTTTTATTACGAGCTGACGTTGTACCAATGACTGCAG AAAATTTCCGGTGCCTCTGTACACACGAGAAGGGATTTGGTTACAAGGGCAGCAGTTTCCATCGAATTATACCCCAGTTCATGTGTCAGGGTGGAGATTTCACCAATCACAACGGTACTGGAGGGAAATCCATCTACGGCAGGAAGTTTGAcgatgaaaactatattctgaaaCACTCAGCGGCAG GATTGCTGTCAATGGCAAACTCTGGAATCAATACAAATGGATCTCAGTTTTTCATTACCCTCGACAAGACAGACTGGCTGGATGGAAAACACGTAGTATTTGGGGAAatggtggaaggaatggatattgTCAGACAGATGGAA GCTCAAGGTTCTAAAGATGGAAAACCTAAGCAAAAAATGATCATCTCAGACTGCGGAGAATATGTGTGA